The genome window CATCGGCCACCTTGCGGGCGATGTCCACGGCCGTGCGCAGCGGACGCACGATGCCCATCGTCAACAGCCAGGCGCAGACGACGCCGAAAGCCAGCGCCAGCGTCGACAGCAATAACAGCAAGTTGCGGCTGGTGCTGGCGATGTCATCAATCTGGCGCGCGGTGGCGTCGATGGTGGCGCGCTGGTGCTCCAGCAAGCCGTAAACCATCTTCTGGTACTTGGCTGCGGCGGGCACGAAGGTTTTTTCAAACACGTCGTTGGCGGCCTCGGACTGGGACTCGCCCTTGAGCTTGTAGACCTGGTCGCGCGAGCCGACATACACTTCGCGCAATTCCAGCAAGCTGGCGAACATGGCCTGTTCTTTCGGGTCCTTGAGCAGCGCCGCGATCTTCTTTTGCAGGTCAGCCGAGCTGGCGCTCGATACTTTCGACTCTTCGGCGAAATAGCCGCTCAGCGAGGTGTCGCTGCTGCGGGCGATGGCGATCGTGCGCCGCACGGCGCTGTCGATGCGCGTATACCAGTCGGAAATATAGCGTTCCTTGGCCAGCGGCTCTTCCATCATGGTGCGCGTGGCACTGGCCACGTCATCCAGACGCCAGACGCTGATGCCGGTGATGACCATGGAAAACAGCAAAATGACGGCAAAGCCCAGTCCCAGACGGACCCCGATGCTGACGTTTCTTAACAAATTCATGTGACTATCCTAATATCCTGAAGAGAGGCCCTGCAGCCAGCGCCTGGAACAGCATGGCGGACGCCGCCAAATCTGTCCTGCCAAGTAAACTGGCGCACGGTTCGGTTGAACCGTGCGCCAGGAAAGTGCGCTAGCGTGCTCCCTGCGGAAACGATATGCAATACTAAATGTCAATAGTTTTTGACAATATGCAGGGGAATTCTCTTCACTGCGGCATCACGCCGCCAGTTTCTCGATCAAGCCCATGTCGGCGCTGGACATCAGCTGGTCGATATCGACCAGGATCAGCATGCGCTCGTCGATGGTGCCCAGGCCGATCACATATTCCGTGTTGATCGAGCGGCCCATGTCCGGCGCCGGCTTGATCTGTTCCGGCATCAGGGTCGTGACGTCGGAGACGCGGTCGACGACCATGCCGACCACGCGATTGCCGATATTGAGGATGATGACGACGGTGAACTGGTCATAGCTGGGCGTGCCCAGGTTGAACTTGATGCGCATGTCGACGATCGGCACGATGATGCCGCGCAAGTTGACCACGCCCTTGACGAACTCGGGCGCGTTGGCGATGCGGGTCGGCGTTTCATAGCTGCGGATTTCGCTGACTTTCTGGATGTCGATGCCATACTCTTCCTGGCCCAGGGTAAAGGCCAGGTATTCGGCAGCCTTGGCAACGGTTGCGCCAGTGTCGCTGGAAATGGTGTTCATGATAATCCTTTCGTTAACTCGCCTGGGGCGCAGGCCAAGGCACGCTGCGCGCAAGCCTTGGACGTGACAACATCCATCCCTGAGGGAATGGCTGCCACTTGTATGTTTTTTTGCAAATACTTTCTCGCAATTAGCTTATATCTCTAATTTCCGTGCGGCAATGTTACCCCATGTAAATTTTACATGCACTAAAAAAGAGCACTCGGTGGTTTGAATATTTTCCAAAACGCAATTACTGTGGCAAATACAGTACGCCGGCGTACCTGGCTGCCCGCCGCACGCGGCGGCGTTTTATGCCACACTGGCGGCCCCTGCTTTTTACGACCTTGAACCATGCATTCTTTGCTTTCTCAATGGCAACCACGCCTGCTGGCACTGGCCACGGCCGGCCTGGGCGACGACAGCGCCCACGACATCAACCACCTGCAGCGC of Janthinobacterium sp. PAMC25594 contains these proteins:
- a CDS encoding chemotaxis protein CheW — its product is MNTISSDTGATVAKAAEYLAFTLGQEEYGIDIQKVSEIRSYETPTRIANAPEFVKGVVNLRGIIVPIVDMRIKFNLGTPSYDQFTVVIILNIGNRVVGMVVDRVSDVTTLMPEQIKPAPDMGRSINTEYVIGLGTIDERMLILVDIDQLMSSADMGLIEKLAA